The Thermogemmatispora onikobensis genome includes a window with the following:
- the rpmE gene encoding 50S ribosomal protein L31, producing the protein MKKGIHPTYVEATVVCSCGNTFQTMSVKPVLKVDICSKCHPFFTGQQRILDTAGRVERFRKRFNLQEEEAAMK; encoded by the coding sequence ATGAAGAAGGGTATTCACCCGACCTACGTTGAGGCCACAGTCGTCTGTTCCTGTGGCAATACCTTCCAGACCATGAGCGTCAAGCCGGTGCTCAAGGTCGACATCTGCTCAAAGTGCCATCCGTTCTTCACGGGTCAGCAGCGCATCCTCGATACGGCTGGTCGCGTGGAGCGCTTCCGCAAGCGCTTTAACCTGCAGGAAGAAGAAGCGGCCATGAAGTGA